One window of Papaver somniferum cultivar HN1 chromosome 9, ASM357369v1, whole genome shotgun sequence genomic DNA carries:
- the LOC113311806 gene encoding ATP-dependent RNA helicase drs1-like — MGDLGGNNANGDNQSSIPFKFAKKVAKTLCTRELENLMDFLQQEIDKRNRLIQYERVPQENAPLYELWKRKRIARDVRKARERGERDEGRRFFGERTAVQLKVGDLEEENEDDEGSEDAGDGGYGSANETGSQYSNDYSDDEMGIDDDDDDSSQHINENNGDDSE, encoded by the exons atgggtgatctaggaggaaacaaTGCTAACGGAGATAATCAGTCTTCTATACCTTTTAAGTTTGCCAAGAAAGTTGCCAAGACTCTGTGtactagagagttggagaatttgaTGGATTTTCTACAGCAAGAGATTGACAAGAGAAATCGTCTGATTCAGTACGAAAGAGTTCCTCAGGAAAATGCTCCACTTTATGAACtatggaagaggaagagaattgcaagagatgtgaggaaagcTAGAGAAAGAGGGGAGAGAGATGAGGGGAGAAGATTTTTTGGAGAAAGAACCGCAGTGCAACTGAaa gttggagatttggaggaagagaacGAAGATGACgaaggaagtgaagatgcaggtgatggaGGTTATGGAAGTGCAAATGAAACAGGCAGTCAATATAGCAATGATTACAGCGATGATGAGATGGGCATCGACGACGACGACGATGATAGCAGTCAGCATATCAATGAGAACAacggtgatgattctgaataa
- the LOC113311808 gene encoding uncharacterized protein LOC113311808 yields the protein MVQDGRLQAMVNRGGCQPSHLMFVDDIFIFCNGNKRSLDNLMGMLGKYQCSSGQVVNRAKSKCFVGGVTDTRKNEIANYLHMDLSAFPDKYFGVILNPGREKYFQVWGMVKMMQQMLAGWMGKLLAFADRLILVKYVLCIMPVYNMSVYKWPKSVIKECEKIIRNFLWSGDPAVKRLVTVKWDEVNSPISEGGLRLRRLEIMNKTLLMKLLWKIETEDVEWTQFMRSKYKNSKNEWITSYKQSSIRPGIKWVIPAVKDGSRWLVAGGKKIYVWKDKWIKDYALIDRYATDPFVEQNKDLKVHHFIVNDRWQIPKHMYKFFEKNEVPVLTQGEDTHIWETDLQGKFSVSSAAQLIRKSTQQLSGQFQCLNPTYFEEVLQVAKRKSGAIKAIWFNCAFNTMTELWHTRNRVIYKDEKQNIIKFKQRIIRFTGEFGVRIKSSKWNGMYDMNILLYFGITGVKTQCTQVKQCHFKLPSRNQILICCDDASKGNPGNAGFGFVAKNEIGDCVGAASGGLGLAINYLAEVMALVMAGVWDM from the exons ATGGTGCAAGATGGAAGATTACAAGCTATGGTAAATAGAGGAGGCTGTCAACCatctcacttgatgtttgtagatgatatcttcatcttctgcaatGGGAACAAAAGGTCATTGGATAACTTAATGGGTATGTTGGGGAAATATCAATGCTCATCTGGTCAGGTGGTGAATAGAGCTAAAAGTAAGTGCTTTGTTGGTGGTGTAACTGATACAAGGAAAAATGAGATTGCAAATTACTTGCATATGGATTTATCTGCATTTCCTGATAAGTATTTTGGAGTAATTTTGAATCCTGGAAGAGAAAAATATTTTCAGGTTTGGGGTATGGTGAAAATGATGCAACAAATGCTTGCAGGCTGGATGGGGAAATTACTTGCTTTTGCTGACAGGTTAATTCTGGTAAAATATGTGCTTTGTATCATGCCAGTATACAACATGTCAGTATACAAGTGGCCAAAATCAGTTATAAAGGAGTGTGAGAAGATTATAAGAAATTTCTTGTGGTCAGGTGACCCTGCAGTGAAAAGGTTAGTAACAGTCAAATGGGATGAAGTAAATTCACCAATTTCAGAAGGAGGGCTGAGACTAAGAAGATTGGAGATAATGAATAAAACATTGCTAATGAAATTATTATGGAAGATTGAAACAGAGGATGTTGAATGGACACAATTCATGAGATCCAAATATAAGAATAGCAAAAATGAATGGATTACGTCATATAAACAATCATCCATACGGCCAGGTATTAAATGGGTTATTCCTGCAGTTAAGGACGGAAGCAGATGGTTAGTAGCTGGTGGGAAGAAAATATATGTGTGGAAGGATAAATGGATAAAAGATTATGCACTTATTGATAGGTATGCAACTGATCCTTTTGTGGAACAAAATAAGGACTTGAAAGTTCATCATTTTATTGTGAATGATAGGTGGCAAATACCAAAGCATATGTACAAAttctttgaaaaaaatgaagttcCAGTTCTAACTCAGGGGGAGGATACACATATTTGGGAAACTGATCttcaaggtaaattttctgtttCAAGTGCAGCTCAACTGATAAGGAAAAGTACCCAACAACTCAGTGGGCAA TTTCAATGCCTGAATCCAACATATTTTGAAGAGGTGTTACAGGTGGCAAAAAGGAAGAGTGGTGCTATAAAAGCAATATGGTTTAATTGTGCCTTTAATACTATGACTGAGTTATGGCATACAAGGAACAGAGTCATATATAAGGATGAAAAACAAAACATCATTAAGTTTAAACAGAGAATTATCAGATTTACTGGAGAATTTGGTGTTAGAATCAAGAGCAGTAAATGGAATGGGATGTATGATATGAACATATTGCTATATTTTGGAATAACTGGAGTGAAAACTCAATGTACACAGGTGAAGCAATGTCATTTCAAACTCCCCTCAAGAAACCAAATTTTAATATGTTGTGATGATGCATCTAAAGGGAATCCAGGAAATGCTGGTTTTGGTTTTGTGGCAAAGAATGAGATAGGAGACTGTGTAGGAGCAGCATCTGGTGGCCTGGGGCTTGCAATAAACTATTTAGCAGAGGTAATGGCATTGGTGATGGCAGGAGTGTGGGATATGTGA
- the LOC113307630 gene encoding LOB domain-containing protein 30-like isoform X2, giving the protein MDSKSEIGVKMVRNKKACAACKYHRKKCSPECPLAPYFPSDTGGEDFQHVVKVFGASNFTKLLLKSAGAEQRSAAETMIMEARARRSDPVHGLGGIAKALSKKLNDLASQLAFVNQQNQFHRHRSGVMQQEHWKVESNEASPSPLRAAVPFSSLQECGSSSFTQNDQFSPYFRTAQVYYDATKPSGSSISANLGDTSMAKVKHHNKESDGLWENSDHFRAGVVFKQSKDAEGLTKTSDQEYKGIVRNYEDYVNLSQEKKNNVKCSMDVEEPDLKNCIYYNEWTAKFNQDGEEAAAEYSHHLKEEPEC; this is encoded by the exons ATGGACTCAAAATCTG AAATTGGTGTGAAAATGGTGAGGAATAAGAAAGCCTGTGCAGCTTGTAAGTACCATAGGAAAAAATGTTCACCAGAATGTCCCTTAGCTCCATATTTTCCTTCAGATACAGGGGGAGAAGATTTCCAGCATGTTGTTAAAGTTTTTGGTGCAAGCAATTTCACAAAGCTGCTTCTCAAATCAGCTGGTGCGGAACAACGTTCAGCGGCTGAGACCATGATAATGGAGGCAAGGGCTAGAAGATCTGATCCTGTTCATGGGTTGGGAGGGATTGCAAAGGCCCTTTCAAAGAAATTGAATGATCTTGCTTCTCAACTTGCTTTTGTCAATCAGCAAAACCAATTTCATCGTCACCGCAGTGGAGTGATGCAGCAAGAACACTGGAAAGTTGAATCGAATGAAGCTTCTCCGTCGCCACTAAGGGCAGCAGTACCATTTTCTTCCCTGCAAGAATGTGGCAGTAGTAGTTTTACA CAAAATGATCAATTCTCGCCGTATTTCCGAACTGCACAAGTTTATTATGATGCCACAAAGCCTTCTGGTAGTTCAATATCTGCTAATCTGGGAGACACTTCTATGGCCAAAGTGAAGCACCATAACAAGGAGTCTGATGGGTTGTGGGAGAATTCTGATCACTTTAGAGCGGGAGTTGTGTTCAAGCAGTCGAAAGATGCTGAAGGCTTGACTAAGACTTCGGATCAGGAATACAAGGGCATCGTACGAAACTATGAAGACTATGTGAATCTCAGTCAGGAAAAGAAGAACAATGTCAAGTGCTCCATGGATGTTGAGGAACCAGATCTGAAGAACTGCATATATTACAATGAATGGACTGCAAAGTTCAATCAGGATGGAGAGGAGGCTGCTGCGGAGTACTCCCATCATCTCAAAGAAGAACCAGAG TGTTGA
- the LOC113307630 gene encoding LOB domain-containing protein 30-like isoform X1, producing the protein MDSKSEIGVKMVRNKKACAACKYHRKKCSPECPLAPYFPSDTGGEDFQHVVKVFGASNFTKLLLKSAGAEQRSAAETMIMEARARRSDPVHGLGGIAKALSKKLNDLASQLAFVNQQNQFHRHRSGVMQQEHWKVESNEASPSPLRAAVPFSSLQECGSSSFTQNDQFSPYFRTAQVYYDATKPSGSSISANLGDTSMAKVKHHNKESDGLWENSDHFRAGVVFKQSKDAEGLTKTSDQEYKGIVRNYEDYVNLSQEKKNNVKCSMDVEEPDLKNCIYYNEWTAKFNQDGEEAAAEYSHHLKEEPECSVDSTAKGGE; encoded by the exons ATGGACTCAAAATCTG AAATTGGTGTGAAAATGGTGAGGAATAAGAAAGCCTGTGCAGCTTGTAAGTACCATAGGAAAAAATGTTCACCAGAATGTCCCTTAGCTCCATATTTTCCTTCAGATACAGGGGGAGAAGATTTCCAGCATGTTGTTAAAGTTTTTGGTGCAAGCAATTTCACAAAGCTGCTTCTCAAATCAGCTGGTGCGGAACAACGTTCAGCGGCTGAGACCATGATAATGGAGGCAAGGGCTAGAAGATCTGATCCTGTTCATGGGTTGGGAGGGATTGCAAAGGCCCTTTCAAAGAAATTGAATGATCTTGCTTCTCAACTTGCTTTTGTCAATCAGCAAAACCAATTTCATCGTCACCGCAGTGGAGTGATGCAGCAAGAACACTGGAAAGTTGAATCGAATGAAGCTTCTCCGTCGCCACTAAGGGCAGCAGTACCATTTTCTTCCCTGCAAGAATGTGGCAGTAGTAGTTTTACA CAAAATGATCAATTCTCGCCGTATTTCCGAACTGCACAAGTTTATTATGATGCCACAAAGCCTTCTGGTAGTTCAATATCTGCTAATCTGGGAGACACTTCTATGGCCAAAGTGAAGCACCATAACAAGGAGTCTGATGGGTTGTGGGAGAATTCTGATCACTTTAGAGCGGGAGTTGTGTTCAAGCAGTCGAAAGATGCTGAAGGCTTGACTAAGACTTCGGATCAGGAATACAAGGGCATCGTACGAAACTATGAAGACTATGTGAATCTCAGTCAGGAAAAGAAGAACAATGTCAAGTGCTCCATGGATGTTGAGGAACCAGATCTGAAGAACTGCATATATTACAATGAATGGACTGCAAAGTTCAATCAGGATGGAGAGGAGGCTGCTGCGGAGTACTCCCATCATCTCAAAGAAGAACCAGAG TGCAGTGTTGATTCAACTGCAAAGGGAGGCGAGTAA
- the LOC113313674 gene encoding betaine aldehyde dehydrogenase 1, chloroplastic-like, producing MAISSSSSIPSRQLFINGEWRQPLHKKRIPIVNPSTEKIIGDIPAGTAEDVELAVDAARKALSRNKGKDWPKATGAFRAKYLRAIAAKVLERKSELARLEALDCGKPLDEAAWDMDDVAGCFEYYADLAEGLDAKKKVPVNVPMETFKSYVRKEPIGVVGLITPWNYPLLMAIWKVAPALAAGCAAILKPSELTSITCLELGDICREVGLPPGVLNIVTGLGPEAGAPLAAHPHVDKISFTGSTATGSRIMTAASQLVKPVTLELGGKSPIVIFEDTDLDKAAEWTMFGCFWTNGQMCSATSRLIVHENIAEKFLERLVSWVKKVKVSDPMEEGCRLGPVVSGGQYEKIMKFISVAKSEGATILCGGRRPQHLKKGFFIEPTIITNVNTSMQIWREEVFGPVLCVKTFKTEEEAVELANDTEYGLAAAVISDDLERCERMTQAFQAGIVWVNCSQPCFCQLPWGGIKRSGFGRDLGEWGLENFLSVKQVTQYISTEPWGWYQSPSTKPLSKL from the exons ATGGCgatctcttcatcttcttcgattcCTAGTCGTCAACTGTTCATCAATGGTGAATGGAGACAACCATTACACAAAAAAAGAATCCCCATCGTCAATCCATCTACTGAGAAGATTATTG GTGATATACCAGCAGGAACAGCTGAAGATGTAGAGCTTGCTGTTGATGCTGCTCGAAAGGCTTTATCCAGGAATAAAGGGAAAGATTGGCCAAAGGCTACTGGAGCTTTTCGCGCTAAGTATTTACGAGCTATTGCAGCTAAG GTACTTGAAAGAAAATCTGAGTTGGCTAGGCTAGAAGCCCTCGATTGTGGAAAACCATTGGATGAAGCAGCATGGGACATG GATGATGTTGCTGGATGTTTTGAGTATTATGCAGATCTCGCTGAAGGCTTAGATGCAAAGAAAAAGGTTCCTGTTAACGTCCCAATGGAGACATTTAAGAGTTATGTTCGCAAAGAACCCATTGGAGTCGTTGGTCTCATTACTCCATG GAATTACCCTCTTTTGATGGCTATCTGGAAGGTGGCTCCAGCCCTGGCTGCTGGATGTGCAGCTATACTAAAGCCTTCTGAGTTAACATCCAT AACTTGCTTAGAGTTGGGTGATATCTGTAGAGAAGTTGGTCTACCTCCTGGTGTACTCAACATTGTAACTGGATTAGGTCCAGAAGCTGGTGCTCCTTTAGCAGCTCATCCTCATGTCGACaag ATTTCATTTACTGGAAGTACTGCAACAGGAAGCAGAATAATGACAGCTGCATCTCAACTCGTCAAG CCCGTTACTTTGGAACTCGGTGGAAAAAGTCCAATAGTTATATTTGAGGATACAGACCTTGACAAAG CTGCCGAGTGGACTATGTTTGGTTGTTTCTGGACAAATGGTCAAATGTGCAGTGCAACATCTCGACTTATTGTACAT GAAAATATTGCGGAGAAATTTCTTGAGAGACTCGTTAGCTGGGTTAAAAAAGTCAAGGTCTCAGATCCTATGGAAGAAGGTTGCAGGCTTGGCCCTGTTGTTAGTGGAGGACAG TATGAGAAGATAATGAAGTTCATATCAGTCGCTAAGAGTGAAGGTGCAACGATTCTCTGTGGAGGAAGGCGTCCACAG CACTTAAAAAAAGGATTCTTTATTGAGCCAACCATCATAACAAATGTTAATACATCCATGCAAATTTGGAGAGAGGAAGTCTTTGGACCTGTTTTGTGTGTTAAAACATtcaaaactgaagaagaagccgttGAACTTGCAAATGACACTGA GTACGGTTTGGCTGCTGCTGTGATTTCGGATGATCTAGAAAGGTGTGAACGCATGACACAG GCTTTTCAAGCTGGAATTGTATGGGTGAATTGTTCACAACCTTGCTTTTGCCAACTTCCTTGGGGAGGCATTAAACGTAGTGGATTTGGACGGGATTTAGGTGAATG GGGACTCGAAAACTTTTTGAGTGTGAAGCAAGTTACTCAGTACATCTCAACTGAGCCATGGGGTTGGTATCAATCTCCTTCAACGAAGCCACTTTCAAAGCTCTAA